CTTTTTGCGGTCTCGGGGGCACACAAGGCCCTCGCGTATAAGCTGAATCCGGTCATGGCAACCTTGCTCGGCATGTTGACGGGAATCGGCGGCGGCATGGCGCGCGATGTTCTGTTGGCCGAGATCCCCACCGTGTTGCGGGCGGACCTTTATGCGGTGGCGGCCTTGGTTGGTGCCGCGATTGTCGTGATCGCAAACCTGCTGCAACTGCCTTCCGGCGTGGCAGCGCTCGTAGGGGCGGCCCTCTGCTTCGGACTCCGCGTCATGGCGATCAAACATGGCTGGCGGCTCCCGGTCGCCCGGGCGGATAGGCGACCTTCCAGGGACACCGAGACGGCGGACGATGGTTCGGAAACTTGATAAGCTGTGATAACTTCCGGGTGCATGCCATGAGCGCTCCCGTTACCACCGAGCGATCTTTTGCCGAGCAGCACGCCATCAACTGCCGGGCTGTGGAACGGCTTTGGGCTGACCCCCGTTATGCGCAAACCGATCAAACCATCGAAACCGATCGAGACGGCAACCCCCTCATGAGCCCCCCGCCGGAATGGCATCACGACATCCGAAAAAATCGAATCACGGTACAGCTCGCGCGATTGATTTCTGAAGGCGAGGCGCTCGTCGAGACAGCCGTCTCGACCCATGCGGGGGTGAAAGTGCCGGACGCGTCCTGGTTTAGTGAGGAACGCTTGAGACAACGGTTCGAAGCCGCGGCCGATGATCGGTTAACGAAAATTGCGCCGGACCTCTGCGTGGAGGTTTTATCACCTGATGAAGAAGAAACGCTCAAGACAAAGCGGGCGGCTTACTTCGGCGTTGGGGTACGGGAAGTGTGGTTATGCGACCTCGACGGAACGATGCGCTTTTACGGTCCGGAGGGACGGCTGGAGCGCTCAAAAATCTGCCCTGATTTTCCTCGAAGGATTTCGGCAGAGTATAGGCCCGGGGCCTAAAAAGCCGCCGGCGTCCGGTTCCGGCGGGTGTCGTTTGCTGTTAAATCGGCTTAGCCAGCTTACAAGCCCTACCCTTATGCCATTTAGACACTTACATTACGTATTTCGGTAGAATATCGGCTCAGGGGGGCACCGGATGATGCTCCGCGCCTTGTTGAATTGGTCTTATAGCATTTAAGACAGTTATCTTGGCGGAATTTCGACCGGGTTTCAGCCCCGAAGGAGCGGCAGAACTTAGCCCGGGGTTTACCCCACTGCCATTTAGTTAAGGACGGCAGGCCGGGCGTGGCGTTCGTCCCGCAGGGACGGCTGAGGTTAGCCAGGGACTTCAGTCCCTGTGAAGGCGTCCCCCCGGGGTTACGTCCCATCGGGACGCCTGAAGGCGTGCGCCGAGGCCAGGCGGCGTCAAAGGTGGGGGATGTTCGGGTGTTCGTCGCCGAGGGTTGCGCCGGGTTTGGCTGGCCGTTTGGGAGCCGGCACCCGCCGGGCCAGCGTTTCAGGCGTCCCTACAGGACGCAATCGCTCTTAAATGCCCCGTCCAGGGACTGAAGTCCCTGGCTAACCTCAGCCGTCCCTTCGGGACGAAAGCAATACCCGGCCTTGTATCCTTAACTAAATGGCAGTGGGGTTTACCCT
This portion of the Verrucomicrobiota bacterium genome encodes:
- a CDS encoding TRIC cation channel family protein gives rise to the protein LFAVSGAHKALAYKLNPVMATLLGMLTGIGGGMARDVLLAEIPTVLRADLYAVAALVGAAIVVIANLLQLPSGVAALVGAALCFGLRVMAIKHGWRLPVARADRRPSRDTETADDGSET
- a CDS encoding Uma2 family endonuclease: MSAPVTTERSFAEQHAINCRAVERLWADPRYAQTDQTIETDRDGNPLMSPPPEWHHDIRKNRITVQLARLISEGEALVETAVSTHAGVKVPDASWFSEERLRQRFEAAADDRLTKIAPDLCVEVLSPDEEETLKTKRAAYFGVGVREVWLCDLDGTMRFYGPEGRLERSKICPDFPRRISAEYRPGA